A genomic stretch from Dehalococcoidia bacterium includes:
- a CDS encoding PD40 domain-containing protein — protein MSFRSNLPYAAPLSLTICLWVALAFVLAGCATEGSRIVFTSDRDGNLEIYSISSTGEDERNLTQSNRDEHSPLLSQNRSLIAFLTGTSERSALEVMRTDGSERIQIANGELLSDHRWSPAGERIAFLGRQGDRKRVMVGYTDGSGSGLLTSIEADEVGDWARNGEYVAFALTEWDGQGIYVRNPDGVNELRLSDQPDYSPRWSPSSRQIAFLSTRDGNPELYIMDADGTNVRRLTNTEGAEYDIAWSPRGRRILFVSEQDGNPEIYSVANDGTDMTRLTYNTVVDNQPVWAPSGQLIAFVSYLDGDADIFVMDADGSNQKRLTDNDADDTSPSW, from the coding sequence GTGTCTTTTCGATCGAACTTACCGTACGCTGCTCCCCTGTCACTGACCATCTGTCTGTGGGTGGCGTTGGCATTCGTTCTAGCGGGATGCGCGACGGAGGGATCTAGGATTGTCTTCACGTCTGACCGAGACGGCAATCTGGAGATCTATTCCATCTCCTCCACTGGCGAGGATGAGAGGAACCTGACCCAGTCGAATCGCGACGAACACTCTCCCCTGTTGTCTCAGAACCGAAGCTTGATCGCCTTCCTCACCGGCACCAGCGAAAGGTCGGCGCTTGAAGTCATGCGGACCGACGGCTCTGAACGTATTCAGATCGCAAATGGCGAACTGTTATCCGACCATCGTTGGAGTCCGGCGGGCGAGCGAATCGCATTCCTCGGAAGACAGGGAGATCGCAAGAGAGTGATGGTGGGATACACCGATGGCTCGGGGAGCGGGCTTTTGACCTCGATAGAAGCAGATGAGGTCGGAGACTGGGCGCGGAACGGCGAATACGTTGCCTTTGCCCTTACGGAGTGGGATGGACAGGGAATCTACGTACGAAACCCCGACGGAGTCAATGAGCTGAGACTGTCGGACCAGCCCGACTACAGCCCTCGCTGGTCTCCATCCTCAAGGCAGATCGCCTTTCTGTCAACTAGGGACGGCAATCCAGAACTCTACATAATGGACGCCGACGGCACCAACGTGAGGCGACTTACCAACACTGAAGGCGCCGAGTACGACATCGCATGGTCACCCAGGGGAAGGCGAATTCTTTTCGTCTCTGAGCAGGATGGAAATCCTGAGATATACTCTGTAGCGAACGATGGAACAGACATGACACGGTTGACGTACAATACGGTCGTCGACAACCAGCCAGTGTGGGCGCCTTCGGGACAGTTGATAGCTTTCGTAAGCTATCTCGACGGTGACGCTGACATATTCGTCATGGACGCTGACGGTTCCAACCAGAAACGGCTGACCGACAATGACGCCGACGACACCAGCCCATCCTGGTGA
- a CDS encoding enoyl-CoA hydratase/isomerase family protein yields the protein MSEPSVISERVGDVGVLTLNRPDKMNAIDRSMIDDFHCAVDQAHEDGVRTLLVTGAGRGFCAGADLTPAPGQGHIPGTETLAQRGMPLGYPSLMLQRFPRPTIAAVNGASVGAGFGLALACDIRIAAESARFSAIFAKRALSPDYGCTQLLPMAIGMSKALELMYSGDIIDATEAERIGLVSEVVPDDELLERAMDLAQKLASGPSVAHGLTKKLAYSSYSRDLHDQLWHEGLASQTSGSTEDRAEGVQAFLERREPVFKGR from the coding sequence ATGTCCGAGCCAAGTGTCATAAGTGAGCGAGTTGGTGATGTCGGTGTCCTGACACTCAACAGGCCCGACAAGATGAACGCCATAGACCGCAGCATGATCGACGATTTTCATTGTGCCGTCGATCAGGCTCATGAAGACGGTGTTCGTACCCTTCTAGTAACTGGCGCGGGGCGAGGATTCTGTGCAGGAGCGGACCTGACCCCCGCTCCGGGACAGGGACACATACCTGGCACCGAAACGCTGGCGCAACGAGGGATGCCGCTCGGCTATCCTTCGCTGATGCTACAGCGGTTCCCAAGACCCACGATTGCCGCCGTGAATGGCGCTTCCGTTGGCGCCGGATTTGGCCTCGCACTCGCCTGTGATATTCGGATCGCAGCCGAGAGCGCCAGATTTTCGGCGATCTTCGCCAAGCGGGCGCTGTCGCCGGACTATGGCTGTACACAACTGCTGCCCATGGCGATCGGCATGTCGAAGGCGCTGGAGTTGATGTACTCTGGCGACATTATCGACGCTACGGAGGCAGAACGCATCGGTCTCGTGAGCGAGGTCGTGCCTGATGACGAGCTGCTGGAGCGAGCGATGGACTTGGCACAGAAGCTGGCCTCCGGCCCCTCTGTCGCGCACGGATTAACCAAGAAACTCGCCTACTCGTCCTACTCCCGCGATCTGCACGACCAGCTGTGGCATGAGGGCCTGGCCAGTCAGACAAGTGGTTCCACAGAGGACAGGGCTGAAGGCGTGCAGGCCTTCCTCGAAAGACGCGAGCCTGTTTTCAAGGGGCGGTAG
- a CDS encoding amidohydrolase yields MIFDGHAYCFPSTAGDGGFDDPDDFRRHLQQAMATHHQPVWRARDLAPGDASALIDADNWQSLNALKPSDFHAATNGRFEWTADGERYFKQYFPPSVTDMSYPADRLVAEMDYAGVSKALLHRTPYLGIGNEFIADCVSQYPDRLLGLAHTPEWKTNTDPADSLASVTSAVEDGGLVGLQFLPPQLDLYNYSGPWDAPEFHQFWDGIAKLGIPVFFSLKPRRDPAVESYAAELATLTRWMERYPDVPVVMTHGLEWRAFMTEESVDLPDDVFRPFDHPNLHLQFLFPIALGAVWDYPMLQVSDAIEKCVSRIGAERLMWGTDMPIVMRFWTYRQNVDMIRTHRDFLTQDERDLILGGAVARLLGVSNEE; encoded by the coding sequence ATGATCTTTGACGGACACGCCTACTGCTTCCCATCAACCGCGGGGGACGGTGGATTCGACGATCCTGACGATTTCCGGCGGCATCTTCAGCAGGCAATGGCAACCCATCATCAGCCAGTATGGAGGGCACGCGACCTTGCCCCAGGCGACGCGTCGGCACTTATCGATGCCGACAACTGGCAATCTCTGAACGCGCTGAAGCCATCAGACTTCCACGCCGCCACGAACGGGAGATTCGAGTGGACGGCAGATGGTGAGCGCTACTTCAAGCAGTACTTCCCGCCGTCCGTCACCGACATGAGCTACCCTGCAGACCGGCTGGTGGCCGAGATGGACTACGCTGGCGTGTCAAAGGCGCTTCTGCACCGGACGCCCTACCTGGGCATCGGAAACGAATTCATAGCGGACTGCGTTTCTCAGTATCCCGACAGGCTGCTTGGCTTGGCACACACACCAGAGTGGAAGACAAACACCGACCCTGCAGACTCACTCGCGAGTGTCACGAGTGCCGTAGAGGACGGTGGGCTGGTCGGTCTTCAGTTCCTGCCTCCACAGCTTGATCTGTACAACTACAGCGGCCCGTGGGACGCGCCAGAGTTTCACCAGTTCTGGGACGGAATAGCGAAACTGGGCATTCCGGTATTCTTCTCGTTGAAGCCTCGCCGGGACCCGGCAGTCGAGAGCTATGCAGCGGAGCTGGCTACTCTCACTCGTTGGATGGAGAGATATCCCGATGTGCCGGTAGTCATGACCCACGGCCTTGAGTGGCGGGCGTTCATGACTGAAGAGTCAGTAGACCTTCCTGACGATGTCTTCCGTCCGTTCGACCACCCGAACCTGCATCTTCAGTTCCTATTCCCGATCGCGCTTGGTGCGGTATGGGACTACCCGATGCTCCAGGTGAGCGATGCGATAGAGAAGTGCGTTAGCCGCATTGGTGCGGAACGCCTCATGTGGGGAACGGACATGCCTATCGTAATGCGCTTCTGGACCTACAGGCAGAACGTCGACATGATTCGGACCCACCGCGACTTCCTAACGCAGGATGAGCGCGACCTGATCCTGGGAGGCGCCGTGGCTCGACTACTCGGGGTGTCTAACGAGGAGTAG
- a CDS encoding D-2-hydroxyacid dehydrogenase, which yields MKVVVTSLFGDGFEDSLTSEFPSVEFVFATSQEDQAREIKDADAYLGAPNRDVFLAADHLRWLHCPGTGIDKLTEIPEIVDSDVVLTNARGPHAAPMADHVISMCLAFAHRTNEMVLDQKAHVWDGAKYDRSFIEMEGTTMGILALGDIGSGVARRAMGFGMEVYAVDRDPFQAPPGVSDVWGLDRLNDLLQMSDWFVVTAPYTVDSKGMIGAEQLALMKSTAHLIIISRGGIVDEDALFDVLSNKSIAGAGIDAFEVEPLPEDSPWWDLDNVIISPHSSALTVEMWEGRREIFRENLRRFLANEPFIYVCDKTAGF from the coding sequence ATGAAGGTAGTTGTAACCAGCCTCTTTGGTGACGGATTCGAGGACAGTCTCACAAGCGAGTTCCCAAGTGTCGAGTTCGTGTTTGCAACGTCGCAGGAAGATCAGGCCCGCGAGATCAAAGACGCGGACGCGTACCTGGGCGCGCCAAATCGGGACGTGTTTCTCGCTGCCGACCATCTTCGATGGTTGCATTGCCCCGGCACAGGCATCGATAAGCTGACTGAAATCCCGGAGATCGTCGATAGTGACGTCGTTCTCACTAACGCAAGAGGACCTCATGCGGCGCCAATGGCAGACCATGTCATTTCCATGTGCCTCGCATTTGCTCATCGCACAAACGAGATGGTCCTCGATCAGAAGGCTCACGTCTGGGATGGAGCCAAGTACGACCGATCCTTCATCGAGATGGAGGGCACTACGATGGGCATCCTTGCTCTCGGTGACATCGGCTCAGGCGTCGCGAGAAGGGCGATGGGGTTCGGCATGGAAGTCTATGCCGTTGACAGGGACCCTTTTCAGGCTCCTCCCGGGGTCAGCGATGTGTGGGGACTGGACCGGCTGAACGATCTGCTGCAAATGTCTGACTGGTTCGTGGTGACTGCGCCGTACACGGTGGACTCGAAGGGCATGATTGGAGCGGAGCAACTTGCGTTGATGAAGTCGACCGCGCACCTGATAATCATCTCAAGAGGGGGAATCGTCGATGAGGACGCCCTGTTCGATGTGTTGAGCAACAAGAGCATCGCCGGGGCGGGTATCGATGCCTTCGAGGTCGAGCCGCTGCCAGAGGACAGTCCGTGGTGGGACCTCGACAACGTGATTATCTCTCCTCACTCCTCTGCGCTGACGGTTGAAATGTGGGAGGGTCGAAGGGAGATTTTCAGGGAGAACCTGCGCAGATTCCTGGCAAACGAGCCCTTCATCTATGTTTGCGACAAGACCGCGGGGTTCTGA
- a CDS encoding AIR synthase family protein, which yields MQAGKLPIDVLGRLLARVEITDPRVVLGPRAGEDAALIDFGDRYLVAKTDPITFATDLIGWYMVNVNANDIAVMGATPKWLLATLLLPEGTNEPRVTEIFQQLNQACSDLGIALVGGHTEITYRLDRPIAVGAMLGEVSKDRAVFSFGVRSGDALLLTKGIAIEGASILAREATDALLEAGVSRESVEAAADGLTDPGISVVRDAQVTLAAGEVHAMHDPTEGGLSGGLYELAAASGLGIEVDFEAIPLLPECIAICEALNLDPLGLIASGALLAAVAPGDSTAIVEALNDEGIPAAVIGSATDKHQDVKLFKTGKQAEFPRFARDEIASYFSET from the coding sequence GTGCAGGCAGGTAAACTACCCATAGACGTACTTGGCCGACTCCTGGCCCGAGTAGAGATTACCGACCCCCGTGTAGTCCTTGGACCCCGGGCGGGTGAAGATGCTGCGCTCATCGACTTCGGTGATCGGTACCTGGTGGCCAAGACGGATCCGATAACCTTCGCTACCGACCTAATCGGATGGTACATGGTAAATGTGAACGCCAATGACATAGCTGTAATGGGAGCCACACCGAAGTGGCTGCTCGCCACTCTGCTGTTGCCTGAGGGCACTAATGAGCCAAGAGTCACGGAGATCTTTCAGCAGCTCAATCAGGCATGTTCAGACCTTGGCATAGCGCTGGTTGGTGGGCACACGGAGATTACCTACCGACTCGACAGACCGATTGCGGTCGGGGCAATGCTGGGCGAAGTCAGCAAGGACCGGGCGGTCTTCAGTTTCGGCGTCCGATCTGGCGACGCTCTGCTACTCACCAAGGGGATTGCGATTGAGGGTGCGTCGATACTTGCAAGAGAAGCGACAGACGCTCTCCTTGAGGCCGGTGTAAGTCGGGAGAGCGTTGAGGCAGCGGCCGATGGGCTTACCGATCCAGGAATCAGTGTCGTTCGCGATGCCCAGGTAACGCTTGCTGCTGGAGAGGTCCACGCCATGCATGACCCCACAGAGGGTGGCCTGTCGGGTGGCCTGTACGAGCTGGCGGCCGCTTCCGGACTAGGCATTGAAGTCGATTTCGAAGCAATCCCGTTGCTCCCCGAATGTATCGCAATCTGCGAGGCACTTAACCTTGACCCACTGGGACTGATCGCGTCCGGGGCACTCCTGGCTGCAGTCGCCCCCGGAGATTCAACAGCAATTGTTGAAGCTCTTAACGATGAGGGAATCCCTGCGGCAGTTATCGGTAGTGCTACTGACAAACACCAGGACGTGAAGCTATTCAAAACAGGAAAACAAGCTGAGTTCCCCAGATTCGCCAGAGATGAAATTGCAAGTTATTTCTCGGAAACATAG
- a CDS encoding HAD-IA family hydrolase: MIQAIFFDLYGTLAGFQPDRFQIQSQACAQFGIEVTPDGILRGYALADAFMSDQNAVQPVRTLSPGERNEFFAEYERRVLRGCGVDVSVRQAAEVWTAVREIPYEMARFDDVLPAMDLLKQQGFTLGLISNMNAPGNQLAEDMGLTPYLDLVVTSGEVGMEKPHPQIFHEALRRASVSAGDAAHIGDQLSSDIDGARNVGIHPVLLDRDRNHTGFSECPRIETLMELPMLMGGL, from the coding sequence ATGATTCAGGCCATCTTCTTCGACCTCTACGGTACCCTTGCAGGCTTTCAGCCTGATCGATTTCAGATACAGTCGCAGGCGTGCGCGCAGTTCGGGATTGAAGTCACTCCCGACGGAATTCTCAGGGGGTACGCGCTCGCTGACGCATTCATGTCTGATCAGAACGCCGTTCAACCCGTGCGCACGTTGAGTCCCGGTGAGAGGAATGAGTTCTTCGCAGAATACGAGCGCCGCGTGCTGAGGGGGTGCGGCGTCGACGTGTCGGTCCGGCAGGCAGCAGAGGTCTGGACGGCGGTCAGAGAGATCCCTTACGAAATGGCGAGATTCGATGACGTTCTACCGGCCATGGACTTACTGAAGCAGCAGGGATTTACGCTCGGCCTCATCTCCAACATGAATGCGCCTGGAAACCAGCTAGCAGAAGACATGGGACTGACCCCCTACCTCGATCTTGTTGTTACATCCGGCGAAGTGGGAATGGAAAAACCCCATCCGCAAATCTTCCATGAGGCGTTGCGGAGAGCGAGCGTCTCGGCTGGCGATGCGGCCCATATTGGTGACCAGCTTTCCTCAGACATCGACGGCGCCAGAAACGTTGGAATCCACCCGGTCCTCCTCGACCGCGACCGCAATCACACAGGTTTCAGCGAGTGTCCGAGAATCGAGACGCTAATGGAGCTTCCCATGCTAATGGGTGGGCTGTAG